AGCCAGGAGACTGCCGTCCGATGCATTCCGGAATTCAAAGACATATTGTTGTACGGAAGCATCAGCCGGATATCTTGTAAACGCCGTGATATTTTTATACGCCAGGTCAGCCGCTTCGCTGCCATCGGCCTGCCCGGCGAGATTGACATCAACGGCCGCCTTCTCCCCGGAGAGATTGATGAAGCGTATGCCCATGCTGCTGTCGCCTGCCGGAAAATGGAGGGGGGAATCCCTCACCAGCAAAGTATCCGGCACTTCTTTCGTTCCTGATACGAACAGGCTTCCCATAGTACCCGCAGGCAGGTCAAACAATAAGTTGAGCATGGAATGATCTGCCCAGGTATAGATCGGGTTGGCGGTATTTATTTCCCGCAGGTTCACGATCTGCTTCCCGCCATTAAGGCCGAAGGCCAGCGCGGTATTCCGGTCAACTATCTGTCCTACGCCCCCGCCGGTGAAAAGAATGGAATCTTCTTCGTTGAAATTGACGATGAGGGGAGTTGTCAGCGTATTGACAATGGTCAGCGACACTGCTCCGGGCGGCACCGGCGTTTTGGAACAGGAGCCCAGCAGGCCGGTCCCAAAAAAAAGGCAAAGACCTAATATGGCGGAAGGAAAGGACTTTTCTGTTTTTTTCATGCGATTAATTTTGATAGCCACTATTTTGAATGATTCCGGCCCCGTTGAGGACGCTTTCCAGCGGGAGCGGGTAAAGGAGCTGATAGTCCCCTACCCATGGTTGCTTTATGGGAATGGCCGAAAGCACTTCCGGTGCTTTTCCTGTCCGCTTGAGATTGAACCACCGGTGCCCCCATTCGCAGAACATCTCCGTCTGCCATTCCTTTGCAACCGCATCCAGCAGTTCCGTTTCAGACAGTGTTTCCGGCAGATCATCCAATCCTGACCGGGACCTCAGGGCATTCAGATCGGCAATGGCCGCTATTGCCCCGCCCGGTGCGCCGTGCGCTCTGGCTTCGGCACGTATCAGGTATTGTTCCGCCAACCGGAGCAGCATATAATATTCTGTCGCAGGGGCGCCGACAACACGGTTCAATGCCCCTGTTTTGTATTTGGCAGGATAGTAGTAATAGAACCCTGGGAAACCGGTGCTGTCCACCCATTTTGCCCTGCGCTGATCACCCGGCTCAAAGGCCCCCAGTAGCTGTTCAGAGAGGTAGGTTACCACAAAGGACGGTGCAATGGGCAATAAATTATATCCTTCCAGGGTAGCGTTGCCGGCCAGTCCGTCATTGATGTTTTGTTCCAGCTGCCATATGGCTTCTTTGCTATCGGTTAAAAATGCCCTGTTCAGATCGTCTTCCAGGTCAAATTCACTGGTGTTCCCGATCACTTTGGTGGCCTCCGCGGCGGCATTGTCGTAGTCCTGCAAAAACAGGTACGCTCTTGCCAGCAGGGCGGTGGCTCCCCACATGTTGACCCGTATGCGTTTTCCGTTGCTGGCCGAATAATCTGCAACCAGGCCGGTCTGCGCATCTTTCAGGTCCTGGATGATCTGCCGGTACACTTCCTCCACCGGGGTGCGGGACATT
This genomic stretch from Chitinophaga sp. XS-30 harbors:
- a CDS encoding RagB/SusD family nutrient uptake outer membrane protein, whose amino-acid sequence is MKRTLLPTPHSYTQQRQYPLLRRSNVLPAVSAILVLLCCISCRKLLTVPPPVTQVTAEQVFSTDEQANSAMAGIYVSMIGVSPGTDNFANGLTSRLGGLSSDELVSMFIGLDAPIVHINTNKITRDGSAESSAVWKTLYATIYGANAVIDGVAGSTSSRLSDSTRKQLTAEAKCIRAFCYFYLVNFFGDVPLVLVADPLKVAAMSRTPVEEVYRQIIQDLKDAQTGLVADYSASNGKRIRVNMWGATALLARAYLFLQDYDNAAAEATKVIGNTSEFDLEDDLNRAFLTDSKEAIWQLEQNINDGLAGNATLEGYNLLPIAPSFVVTYLSEQLLGAFEPGDQRRAKWVDSTGFPGFYYYYPAKYKTGALNRVVGAPATEYYMLLRLAEQYLIRAEARAHGAPGGAIAAIADLNALRSRSGLDDLPETLSETELLDAVAKEWQTEMFCEWGHRWFNLKRTGKAPEVLSAIPIKQPWVGDYQLLYPLPLESVLNGAGIIQNSGYQN
- a CDS encoding DUF4397 domain-containing protein; protein product: MKKTEKSFPSAILGLCLFFGTGLLGSCSKTPVPPGAVSLTIVNTLTTPLIVNFNEEDSILFTGGGVGQIVDRNTALAFGLNGGKQIVNLREINTANPIYTWADHSMLNLLFDLPAGTMGSLFVSGTKEVPDTLLVRDSPLHFPAGDSSMGIRFINLSGEKAAVDVNLAGQADGSEAADLAYKNITAFTRYPADASVQQYVFEFRNASDGSLLATAAMSNINNPGTSGAANLWRHRNFTLVFRGVPGSTDSPPAAFIVRNH